One genomic region from Equus caballus isolate H_3958 breed thoroughbred chromosome 4, TB-T2T, whole genome shotgun sequence encodes:
- the TMUB1 gene encoding transmembrane and ubiquitin-like domain-containing protein 1 isoform X2, with protein MALIEGVGDEVTILFAVLACLLVLALAWVSTHTAEGTNSLPQTSGTPTPAQPSEAMAVTDSIRGEAPGTETPSLRHRGQAAQPEPGTQLPATPPPPDSPQEPLVLRLKFLNDSEQVARVWPHDTIGSLKRTQFPGREQQVRLIYQGQLLGDDTQTLGSLHLPPNCVLHCHVSTRVGPPHPPCPPGSEPGPSGLEIGSLLLPLLLLLLLLLWYCQIQYRPFFPLTATLGLAGFTLLLSLLAFAMYRP; from the exons ATGGCCCTGATTGAAGGGGTGGGTGATGAGGTGACCATCCTTTTCGCGGTGCTTGCCTGCCTTCTGGTGCTGGCTCTCGCCTGGGTCTCAACACACACCGCCGAGGGCACCAACTCACTGCCCCAGACGTCAGGGACCCCAACACCAGCACAGCCCAGTGAAGCTATGGCAGTCACCGACAGCATCAGAGGGGAGGCCCCAGGAACCGAGACCCCCAGCTTGAGACACAGAGGTCAGGCTGCACagccagagcctggcacacagctcccAGCAACGCCGCCACCCCCGGACTCCCCCCAGGAGCCCCTAGTTCTACGGCTGAAATTCCTCAACGATTCAGAGCAGGTGGCCAGAGTCTGGCCTCACGACACCATTGGCTCCCTGAAAAG GACCCAGTTTCCGGGCCGGGAGCAGCAGGTGCGACTCATCTACCAAGGGCAACTGCTAGGAGACGATACCCAGACTCTGGGCAGCCTTCACCTCCCTCCCAACTGCGTTCTCCATTGCCACGTGTCCACGCGGGTCGGTCCCCCACACCCTCCCTGCCCACCGGGGTCAGAGCCAGGCCCCTCCGGGCTGGAAATAGGCagcctgctgctgcccctgctgcttctgcttctgctgctgctctggTACTGCCAGATCCAGTACCGGCCCTTCTTTCCCCTGACTGCCACTCTGGGTCTGGCCGGCTTCACCCTGCTCCTCAGTCTCCTGGCCTTTGCCATGTACCGTCCGTAG
- the TMUB1 gene encoding transmembrane and ubiquitin-like domain-containing protein 1 isoform X1 produces MRALGELWRDGVRSLLKMRGLLASEPPPHGFFVPLQLGSAAGKAGAMALIEGVGDEVTILFAVLACLLVLALAWVSTHTAEGTNSLPQTSGTPTPAQPSEAMAVTDSIRGEAPGTETPSLRHRGQAAQPEPGTQLPATPPPPDSPQEPLVLRLKFLNDSEQVARVWPHDTIGSLKRTQFPGREQQVRLIYQGQLLGDDTQTLGSLHLPPNCVLHCHVSTRVGPPHPPCPPGSEPGPSGLEIGSLLLPLLLLLLLLLWYCQIQYRPFFPLTATLGLAGFTLLLSLLAFAMYRP; encoded by the exons ATGAGGGCTTTGGGAGAGTTGTGGCGGGATGGGGTCAGGAGCCTGTTGAAGATGAGAGGGCTTTTGGCCAGTGAGCCACCCCCTCATGGGTTCTTTGTGCCTCTCCAGCTCGGTAGCGCAGCAGGCAAGGCAGGTGCCATGGCCCTGATTGAAGGGGTGGGTGATGAGGTGACCATCCTTTTCGCGGTGCTTGCCTGCCTTCTGGTGCTGGCTCTCGCCTGGGTCTCAACACACACCGCCGAGGGCACCAACTCACTGCCCCAGACGTCAGGGACCCCAACACCAGCACAGCCCAGTGAAGCTATGGCAGTCACCGACAGCATCAGAGGGGAGGCCCCAGGAACCGAGACCCCCAGCTTGAGACACAGAGGTCAGGCTGCACagccagagcctggcacacagctcccAGCAACGCCGCCACCCCCGGACTCCCCCCAGGAGCCCCTAGTTCTACGGCTGAAATTCCTCAACGATTCAGAGCAGGTGGCCAGAGTCTGGCCTCACGACACCATTGGCTCCCTGAAAAG GACCCAGTTTCCGGGCCGGGAGCAGCAGGTGCGACTCATCTACCAAGGGCAACTGCTAGGAGACGATACCCAGACTCTGGGCAGCCTTCACCTCCCTCCCAACTGCGTTCTCCATTGCCACGTGTCCACGCGGGTCGGTCCCCCACACCCTCCCTGCCCACCGGGGTCAGAGCCAGGCCCCTCCGGGCTGGAAATAGGCagcctgctgctgcccctgctgcttctgcttctgctgctgctctggTACTGCCAGATCCAGTACCGGCCCTTCTTTCCCCTGACTGCCACTCTGGGTCTGGCCGGCTTCACCCTGCTCCTCAGTCTCCTGGCCTTTGCCATGTACCGTCCGTAG